GATATTCGCGATCAGCTCTGCCGTGCTGGGGGCCGCCTCCACAAGATCTTTTACCAGCGACCAGTAAATGTTATGCTTCTCGGCTACGTCCTTATCATCCACGTACAGGAGCTGGATCATGAAATAGATGCGCCTGCAGGGAGTCACGGCATCCTTCTCTCGAAGGATGTCCTTTTCGCGCAACAAAGGCACATTGTTTTCAACGATCAATGAACATTTGGAATTACCGTTCGCGACAACTGCTCCGTCGATAATCAGACGTTCGTGTGGTTTCAGGGTTATCTTGAGCGCCATGGTCCTCTTGCCATCACTTTTTATATATGCTCTGGGTATCACCAAGGGGGAAGAAAGGGGGATAGCTCACCTTCGTGAGATCTTTCGCGCCCTCATTCATGCCGAGCGACACGGTATCAGCATCCGCCTTTGCCGGCTGTTGATGGCTCCTCGTCGCCTCATGATTACCCTGCGTATGTGTCATGGTGTCCGCTGGTCCTATCTTCTCTACTGACATCCTTCACCTCCTGAGAGGCGGTTGAAAGGAGGAGGGTTTCCCCTCCCCCTTGATTGCATTAGCCACTGTTACTGGAACAACTGGAGCACGGACTGCGCTGATTGTGCCGACATGGACAGTGCCGAAGTACTCAGAGACTGCCTTGTCTGGAGCATGAGCATGTTGGCGCCTTCCTCATTGGTATCGGCGTTGACCAGATTGTCCGCGCCGGTCTGGAGGATGTTGGAAACGCTTGAGATCCAGTCGCTTCGCATCTGAATGATGCTCAGGTTACTGGACAGCGCGGAAGATTTGACCTTCAGCGTATCGAGAGCCGTGTTGAGCTTCTCGATATCGATCTGGATATTGGCCTCGCTGTTCCAGCCACTTTCTGCCGTCGAGTTGAGGCTCAGGCCGGACGCGGTCCCGTCGAAGGCATTGACCACCAGGGTGTGGCTGTTGCCGAAACGCACCGTCATATTGTCCGACGCAGTCAGGAGGTTTTTGCCTTTGTAGAAGGCGTCGCTCCTGAGGTCGTTCATCTGGTTCATCGTCGTTGCATACTGCGCGACCTTGTCCGCCAGCTCCGTGCCGCTTCCTATGGAAGATTCGGTAAAAACTGAAGACAGTGCCCCACCGATTTCAATATCGGTACCTCCCAGGGTCGCACCGGCCGCCGAGGTGATCGTGATGATGTTGCCGGAAACTGCAGCATCCATGTCGTTCGATTCGGTATAGGCGTTGACAACCGTTGCCAGGTTTGCCGACGTTTCAGCAGCGCTGGCCCCAATGTAGAAGGCCGTACCGCCGAGCGTCTGTGAAGCAGCCGTGGTCACAGCCGTAAACTCCTGGCCGCCAATCGATATTGTATTGCCATTGGCAAGACTGGTGATGCTTTCGATCGTCAGGGTCTGGCTGTATGCTGACTCACCGAGAACACCCTTCGCGTCTTCCGCGAGTGCCTTCGCGGACTCGATCAGCGTCTTGATACCGTTAATGGCCGCATCCGCAGCCTTGACGGTCTGAATCGCCTCTGAAATGGCATCCTTGAAGCTCAGAAGGTCATTGGCACGTGAAGTATGTGACTGCGCGGTGAAGAAGTTCGTAGGATTATCGAGAGCGGAGTTGACCTTCTTGCCCGTAGACAGCCTTTCCTGTGTCCTGTCGAGCAACTTGACCGTAGACTGGAGGGACAGAAGGTTCGCCCTCATGCCTGATGTTAAAGATATGTCTGACATAATGTTTCTCCTTTTCTAGGATTTTTTCTCCCGGCGGTCTCGCCGGGCCCTTTCTTGCTTCGTGCCCATTCCCTGATCATTTTCACCTCCCCGGTGAGCACAATGTGTCTTCATGAAATAGTTATCGAAAGGCGAGAAGAAAACTTAAGGGGATGTTATACGGTAGAAAACAGTTTCAGGGCTTTGGGCCAATCTCATCCACGCGGTCTGCCCGGTGGGGTACAAGTTCGAAAGGGAGTAAGGAAAAAGCGAGAGACCTATCTCAGATGATGCGGTCGGGGTGGGTGAAGATATTTCCTTTTGGGTTTCTCAGGGAGCCTATGAGGGTGACTCCGAGGGTTTCGGCCACCTGTATACCCAACGAGGTTACGGTAGATACGCCGGTGAGGATTTCCGCCCCGAGCCTGGCCGTCTTCATTACCATTTCATAGCTGAGACGGGAGCTTAAGTGAACGATGGCTGCCTCATCGATCTTCCCCTCAAGCAGTATCTTCCCGATGGCCTTATCGAGGGCATTGTGCCTTCCCACGTCTTCGGCGAAGGATAAAAAATTGCCCTTCGCGTCAAATATCGAGGCCGCATGGGTCCCTCCTGTCGCGTGATGGACGCCCTGCTTTTCAACCATTGTCCGCTGCATCGGAAAAAGTTTTGGAAATTCTATCGTCATCTTCTTCTCGATCTTCGGTATGGAGTTGGCCAGGTCTTCGATCATCTCCGACCCGCACACCCCGCAGCTTGAATATGCGATGGACTGTTTGTGCCTGCGTGCAGGGGGCCCCTTCTTTTTCTTTGCATCACTCAAATAGATGCTGATCTTGTTGGCGGACAGATCGCTGCAATAGTCAGCACCCGTGATGTCATCCATGGACTCGATGACCCCGTCGGTAAAGCAAAGACCCAGAGCCAGCGGTATCTCCTCGCCGGGCAGGCGCATCGTCGTGTAAAAAAGCTCATTATCGATATATATCTCCAGAGGCTCCTCTATGGCGACCCGTTCGGCCTTGCGAACAAAACCGTCGCCCGAATACCTAACCACTGAAACCTCGCGCACATCCACCACCGCAAACCTCCACAAGAAGGATACAGAAGAAAGGTCGAGGTTTCAAGTTTCAAGTCTAACATCGCGGAAGATGCGGGTCAGGAAACAGGGGTGCGTTTCTGTATACCGGAACGTGAAACCTGAAACAGCTCTTAGTTCAGATAGTTCAGGATACTTATGGACTGCATCTTGGAGAAGGCCGCCAGGAGGGTTTGGTAGGTGTTGAGAAGCACGGTGAATTCCGTACCGAGCTGTGCGGTGTCGGCTGCCACGAGATTGGACTGCTCTTCCTCGATCCGAGCTTTTTTGCCTGCGTTGTTATCGATGAGCATCTGTGCCTGGGTACCCTCAAAAGCCACTACGGCATTGTTCTTTACCGTCGAGGAGCGGGCCAGGTCTATTTTGTCCAGGTTTTTGGAAACCCATGTCGTGTTTCCTGCTTCAAAGGCATCCTTGAAATTCTTCACCAGTTCAAAGATGCTCAGATCCTTGACCTGGAAGGTGTCATCCGCACTGACGGTATCAGTCGTGGCACTGAAGGCAAACTTAATGCGGTTGTTCGTGGCGTTGGCCACGCCCGACCCGTCTATGAACATGCCCGCGTCATAATCGCCTGCGTCAATCCCGCCGTGGCTCACCACGGAGTCCACATTGTCAAAACCCAGAACGCCGGCGGCGGTAGAACCCGCGTTCGACCAGTTGAAGGTCGCTACGCTGCCCGAGTTGTTGGTTATGGCAAACTTCCTTGTCGAGGTGTCATAAGCGACGGAATAGCCCGCCCCGAGCTGGGTCTGGACCTGCGTCGCAAGCTCGTCCCCGGTGTAGGTCCCGTTCGCGAGCGTCACCGCCGTACCGTTGCGGTAGAAGGTGTTGTTCGTCGCGTCTATGACGATGTCTCCCGCAGTGGTGTCGGCGCCGCCGGTGCTGACGGACATCGCCGCGGACCACGTGGCGCCTCCGTCTGTCGAATAGGAATACGTTGCCCTTGAGACCAGCGCACCCGTTGTCGCCCCGCCCGCAACGACCTTCAGGAGAAAGGCCTTCCTGCCGGTGTCGAGGTCGCTCATCTCCGTATCACCGCTGGCGATCACAGAATCGACGGCGTCAAAACCGAGGACACCGGCCGCCGTGGCGCCTGCGTTCGACCAGTTGAAGGTGGTCGAACCTGTCGTGTTGTTTGTGATCACGAACTTGCGGGTCGTCGAATCGAAGGCAACCGAATAGTTTGCGCCAAGCTGCGTCTGGATCTCCCGCGCAAGGGTATTGCCGGTGTAGGTGCCCGCGGTAAGGTTGACTGCCGCGCCATTCACATACATTGTACTGTTCCCGGCATTGATCACGCAGGCGAAGCTTTCCGTGTTGGAATAGATGTCGCCCTGATATGCGTTGCTGACATTGCCGAAGGCAATCTTGGAAGTGCTGTAGAACGCCTCCCTGCCGGACACACCGAATTGTCCCAGCTGGGACCTGTCGACGTAGATGCTCGTTGCATCCTCGCCCTGCACGGAGACGTTGTATGTCACCGAGTAGTCGTTGTTCAACCGAAAGGTGGCGCTGTTCGCCTGCTGGCCCCCAAAGATGTATGTGTTGCCAATCTTGGTATTGCCCACGGTAACAAGATGTTCAATGATACCCTTGAGCCCTGCAACATAGGACTGGCGAAGGTCTGTATCCGCCTCGTCATACCCGGCGGCCATTTGCCCCAGTGTCTCGAGTTGGTCTTCAATGCTCGTAAGGGATGTATCGTACATGCCGACAAGGGTCTTCAGGCGCTGCAGATTGTCGCTGAACTGGGTTCCCATGCTCAGTTCCGAATCATACTCGACAGACCGTGCGAAGATGATGGGATTATCCGACGGGACATTGATGTTCTTTTGCGTGGATATCTTCTTCTCAATATCCGTAACCTGCTGACTTACCTTGTTGATACAGGATTGGAACAGCCTGTATCTCATGGATTCCGATATTCTCATCTTCCGATCTCCATAAGGGCGGTCATCAACGTATCGGCCGTGTTGATGAGGCGCGCCGCGGCCTGATAGGCATACTGGAACTTGATAAGATTGGACATCTCCTCGTCTATGGAGACGCCGGATATCCCTTCTCTCTGGTTGGACACCATCTCCATAAGGTTCTGATGATATTCGGAAAGGTTCTGTGCGTTCTGCGAAAGATTTCCGACGGTGCTTGCGATGGAGGCCGTGTACGAGACATAGGTTGTGGTCTGACCTCCGATCGTGACATCGGCGCTCCCCAGGTCGGCGAGGGCCAGGGCTATGTCATTATTGGACATGTTGGACGCCGACGATGTGACGGCGATATAATTCACATCCGCCTTGATCTCATCGCTGAGGTCCAGATTGGCCGCGTAATCCTGGGTCATGTTCTCGAAGAAATTGACCCCCGTCGTTCCGCCGGGATTGTAACCGGCGACGTGGACGGTGTTCACTTCCGTCATGATTGACTGCGCAAGGTCGTTGATGTCGTCGATGAAACTGGTGAGCTGTGTGTCCCTCAAGTCCGCCAGGCTCTTGAGTGTTCCCCCTCTTATGGTATCTGTGATGTCGATGGAGTAAACCGAGTTCCCCTTCCAGTATACGTGGTAGAAATTATCCGCCCCGGTCTTCTCCGCGGAGAGTTCATAGGAGATGCCTTTCTCCACGAGAAGCTTCCCGTCCCCTGTCATTACCGTCAGGCCGCCATTCTCATCCTGAAAATACTGGAGATCCAGTTTGCCTGAAAGCTCCTGCAGCATTACGAGCCTCTGGCTGTCAAAGCTCGCGTTCTCGCTGCCGCTCGAAGAAGACTCGTACGTCTTCTGGTTCAGCGCGGCGATGGAGGCAAGAAGGCTGTTTATCCTGGTGACCTCGTTTGCCACGTTATTGTCGGTTTCGATCTGCAGGGTCTTCAGTTCACTGTACGTACTCCGGATGCTCTGGGAGAGATTGCTCGCCTTCATCGCCACATCCGCCCGCGCGACCGTGCTCAAGGGGTCGGCGGACAGGCTCTGCCATGAATTGAAAAAGGCGGTGATATTCGATGTAAGCTGGGTATTGTTCTCATCGAGAACGCTTTCGATGCGGGTAAAGAATTTTTCGTAGGTCTTCTGCTCCTCCATGGCGTTGTATTGTCTCGCAACGGAGAATTCCAGAAATCTGTCATAATAGCTCGTAATCTTTTCGATCCTTACCCCGCCGCCCATGAGAAGCCCGGACTCGGTCATCACGGCATCGGCTTCCGTAAGGACCGCCTCCTGCCGCGCATAGCCTTTCGTGTTCACATTGGCGATATTGTTCGACAGGACCTGCAGCGAGGTTTGCTGTGCAAAGAGGGCGCTTCTAGCGATATTGAGGATAGAGGTGATACCCATTTGCTACCTTTCTCCAGACGTTAAATAACCTTCGAGAGGAGTACGGACGAGAGGTCCTCTCTCTTTTTCCCGTAACCCACATTGCTGATGTGGCCGATAATGTTCTCTATCGACGACCTTACATGATCGATGGAGAAGGAGAGAAGCTTCATGTTCTTGTCCATGGCGGTCTTTACCTCTTTCATCACCACGGCCAGCTGCCCGTTCAGGGACCGCATGGTCTCGTCGGCGACGATGGCCTCCCTGTCCTCGGCATTCTCCATCAGCTTTTCCTTTTCTGCCTTGAGATACTCGAGTTTTCTCAGGATCTCTTCCTTCTTGTTATTTCCCGCGATTATACCATCAAGTGAAAAGGATATGATGGCGTCACGTTCCATCTGAAGCGCCGAGAGAAACTCG
The sequence above is drawn from the Syntrophorhabdaceae bacterium genome and encodes:
- the flgN gene encoding flagellar export chaperone FlgN — its product is MVIRAVIEMTKREEKTLTEFLSALQMERDAIISFSLDGIIAGNNKKEEILRKLEYLKAEKEKLMENAEDREAIVADETMRSLNGQLAVVMKEVKTAMDKNMKLLSFSIDHVRSSIENIIGHISNVGYGKKREDLSSVLLSKVI
- a CDS encoding flagellar biosynthesis repressor FlbT, producing MALKITLKPHERLIIDGAVVANGNSKCSLIVENNVPLLREKDILREKDAVTPCRRIYFMIQLLYVDDKDVAEKHNIYWSLVKDLVEAAPSTAELIANISEHVLTGKYYLALKLARKLIEYEEEATRHVSGGY
- the flgK gene encoding flagellar hook-associated protein FlgK translates to MGITSILNIARSALFAQQTSLQVLSNNIANVNTKGYARQEAVLTEADAVMTESGLLMGGGVRIEKITSYYDRFLEFSVARQYNAMEEQKTYEKFFTRIESVLDENNTQLTSNITAFFNSWQSLSADPLSTVARADVAMKASNLSQSIRSTYSELKTLQIETDNNVANEVTRINSLLASIAALNQKTYESSSSGSENASFDSQRLVMLQELSGKLDLQYFQDENGGLTVMTGDGKLLVEKGISYELSAEKTGADNFYHVYWKGNSVYSIDITDTIRGGTLKSLADLRDTQLTSFIDDINDLAQSIMTEVNTVHVAGYNPGGTTGVNFFENMTQDYAANLDLSDEIKADVNYIAVTSSASNMSNNDIALALADLGSADVTIGGQTTTYVSYTASIASTVGNLSQNAQNLSEYHQNLMEMVSNQREGISGVSIDEEMSNLIKFQYAYQAAARLINTADTLMTALMEIGR
- the fdhD gene encoding formate dehydrogenase accessory sulfurtransferase FdhD, which encodes MVRYSGDGFVRKAERVAIEEPLEIYIDNELFYTTMRLPGEEIPLALGLCFTDGVIESMDDITGADYCSDLSANKISIYLSDAKKKKGPPARRHKQSIAYSSCGVCGSEMIEDLANSIPKIEKKMTIEFPKLFPMQRTMVEKQGVHHATGGTHAASIFDAKGNFLSFAEDVGRHNALDKAIGKILLEGKIDEAAIVHLSSRLSYEMVMKTARLGAEILTGVSTVTSLGIQVAETLGVTLIGSLRNPKGNIFTHPDRII
- a CDS encoding flagellin; translated protein: MSDISLTSGMRANLLSLQSTVKLLDRTQERLSTGKKVNSALDNPTNFFTAQSHTSRANDLLSFKDAISEAIQTVKAADAAINGIKTLIESAKALAEDAKGVLGESAYSQTLTIESITSLANGNTISIGGQEFTAVTTAASQTLGGTAFYIGASAAETSANLATVVNAYTESNDMDAAVSGNIITITSAAGATLGGTDIEIGGALSSVFTESSIGSGTELADKVAQYATTMNQMNDLRSDAFYKGKNLLTASDNMTVRFGNSHTLVVNAFDGTASGLSLNSTAESGWNSEANIQIDIEKLNTALDTLKVKSSALSSNLSIIQMRSDWISSVSNILQTGADNLVNADTNEEGANMLMLQTRQSLSTSALSMSAQSAQSVLQLFQ